The Lacipirellula parvula genome window below encodes:
- a CDS encoding PepSY domain-containing protein — MSFLKSFVLATAAAATPMAAITAAPGDATKPEKVQPIVKIVRQLEQSGYAPFTELSMDDGVWEAEVYKDDVPYELHVDPKTGEILSEHRDDSEPRPPQDAKPLSEILQLLAKAGYDDIDDVSFERRYWEIETYQKDGEHEIHVDPMTGKVVSDRLDD; from the coding sequence ATGAGTTTCTTGAAGTCATTCGTCCTGGCCACCGCCGCGGCAGCCACCCCGATGGCGGCCATCACCGCCGCTCCCGGCGATGCGACCAAGCCCGAAAAGGTCCAACCGATCGTGAAGATCGTGCGGCAACTCGAACAATCCGGCTACGCCCCGTTTACGGAGCTATCAATGGACGACGGCGTGTGGGAAGCCGAGGTTTACAAGGACGACGTTCCGTACGAACTCCACGTCGATCCGAAGACGGGCGAAATCCTGTCGGAACACCGCGACGATTCCGAGCCCCGCCCGCCGCAAGACGCGAAGCCGCTCTCTGAGATTCTGCAACTGCTCGCGAAGGCGGGCTACGACGACATCGACGACGTCTCGTTCGAACGCCGCTACTGGGAAATCGAAACGTACCAGAAAGATGGCGAGCACGAGATCCACGTCGACCCGATGACGGGAAAAGTCGTGTCGGATCGATTGGATGATTAA
- the gmd gene encoding GDP-mannose 4,6-dehydratase, translated as MSDSTASRKTALITGITGQDGSYLAELLLEKGYDVWGIIRRSSSFNTGRIDHLYRDPHESDVHLRLVYGDLSDASSINHILKRVRPDEIYNLGAQSHVKVSFDVPEYTGDVTGLGVTRILEAIHELGLNSKFYQASSSELYGKVVETPQTETTPFHPRSPYAAAKAYAFYIAQNYRESYGMFAVNGILFNHESPRRGETFVTRKITRAAARIKLGLQPKLYLGNLDAKRDWGFAGDYVEAMWLMLQAEVPDDYVIATGETHSVREFCEVSFSHIGLPIHWESEGVNERGIGPDGKTLIEIDPRYFRPAEVDLLLGDAAKARRDLNWQPKVTFAGLAKMMVDADLKNETENPR; from the coding sequence ATGTCTGACTCGACCGCGTCGCGGAAAACTGCACTGATTACCGGCATCACCGGCCAAGACGGTTCGTACTTGGCCGAGCTGCTGCTGGAGAAGGGGTACGACGTCTGGGGGATTATCCGCCGCAGCTCGTCGTTCAACACCGGCCGCATCGATCACCTCTATCGCGATCCGCACGAATCAGACGTCCACCTGCGGCTCGTCTACGGCGATCTGAGCGATGCGTCGAGCATTAATCACATTCTCAAGCGGGTTCGTCCCGACGAGATTTACAACCTCGGCGCCCAGTCGCACGTGAAGGTATCGTTTGACGTGCCGGAGTACACGGGCGACGTCACCGGCCTCGGCGTGACGCGGATTCTCGAGGCGATTCACGAGTTGGGGCTCAACTCGAAGTTCTATCAAGCCTCGTCTTCGGAACTGTACGGCAAGGTCGTCGAAACGCCGCAAACGGAAACGACGCCGTTCCACCCGCGCAGCCCGTACGCGGCGGCGAAGGCGTATGCGTTCTACATCGCGCAGAACTACCGCGAGTCGTACGGCATGTTCGCGGTGAACGGCATCTTGTTCAATCACGAATCGCCCCGGCGCGGCGAAACGTTCGTCACGCGCAAGATCACGCGCGCGGCGGCCCGCATCAAGCTCGGGCTGCAGCCGAAGCTGTACCTCGGTAACCTCGACGCCAAACGCGACTGGGGGTTCGCCGGCGACTACGTCGAAGCGATGTGGCTGATGTTGCAGGCTGAAGTGCCGGACGACTATGTGATCGCGACGGGCGAAACGCACTCGGTTCGCGAGTTTTGCGAGGTGTCGTTCAGCCACATCGGCTTGCCGATTCACTGGGAAAGCGAGGGCGTCAACGAACGGGGCATTGGCCCCGACGGCAAGACGCTGATCGAGATCGATCCGCGCTACTTCCGTCCCGCCGAAGTCGATTTGCTGCTAGGCGACGCCGCGAAGGCGCGTCGCGATCTCAACTGGCAGCCGAAGGTGACGTTTGCGGGGCTGGCGAAGATGATGGTTGACGCTGATCTTAAGAACGAGACGGAAAATCCGCGGTAG
- a CDS encoding sensor histidine kinase, with amino-acid sequence MSYRSFKRALGETNLERKCRMLFGTCLLVLISGSFWWYSTATDRIVYEYLNRSVGKALVDYAMLDAHKGVVSTSMSGDTAGISDQEKRANEKANESLANLFRSGEITWETRYPKNPTDSKRPDEEYEFTWMKEWSDFADSMREKGKFDDAGIVNAHKDPENQLWRESPSSGNGSYVYYQPVFAKADCIVCHKQKGSVDQLVLPDLKQGDLMAVFRVTMNTKDTQYAQAKNRSLLITLGVITVFLAMAALYVIIRYIIVKPLAHLREVADSIRRGDVEQRAVIHTGDEFEELGAAFNRMLRQLLRQQDQLRSVNDELDGKIDELAQVNMRLFEMNQVKSDFLATVSHELRTPLNSILGFSDLLAKGKALDDKQRRYAGNIERSGRQLLDMINDILDLAKIESGRMEVRASEFDIGAVVLTQCDLARPLSEKKHIDLDCEIAAGLPPIRQDRGKLEQVLNNLLSNAIKFTPDGGRIHVSARKDRRGDLRLSVADTGVGINDSEQVTVFEKFRQGSNVLAGGNAMTREYSGSGLGLSIVRELCRLLGGDVTLESELGKGSEFTVILPWSVAEPNRIESPLADELRQLAKSRSDGPLAAVGGHNGDGDAL; translated from the coding sequence ATGAGCTATCGCAGTTTCAAACGCGCTCTCGGCGAGACGAATCTCGAACGCAAGTGCCGGATGCTCTTCGGCACTTGCCTCCTGGTGCTGATCTCCGGCAGCTTCTGGTGGTACAGCACGGCCACCGATCGCATCGTTTACGAGTACCTCAACCGGTCGGTTGGCAAAGCGCTCGTCGACTACGCGATGCTCGACGCCCACAAGGGAGTCGTCTCGACGAGCATGTCGGGCGACACAGCCGGCATCAGCGATCAAGAAAAGCGAGCCAACGAGAAAGCGAACGAATCGCTGGCCAACCTCTTCCGCAGCGGTGAGATCACTTGGGAGACGCGCTACCCGAAGAATCCCACCGACTCCAAACGCCCTGACGAAGAGTACGAATTCACATGGATGAAGGAGTGGTCCGACTTCGCTGACAGCATGCGCGAGAAAGGGAAGTTCGACGACGCCGGCATCGTCAACGCCCACAAAGATCCCGAGAACCAGCTCTGGCGCGAAAGCCCGTCCAGCGGCAACGGCTCGTACGTCTACTACCAGCCGGTCTTCGCGAAGGCCGACTGCATTGTCTGCCACAAGCAGAAAGGCAGCGTCGACCAGCTCGTCTTGCCCGACCTGAAGCAGGGCGACCTGATGGCAGTCTTTCGCGTGACGATGAACACGAAAGACACGCAATACGCCCAAGCGAAAAACCGCTCGCTGCTAATCACCCTGGGCGTGATCACCGTCTTCCTGGCGATGGCGGCGCTCTATGTGATTATCCGCTACATCATCGTCAAGCCGCTCGCCCACTTGCGAGAAGTGGCCGACTCGATTCGCCGCGGCGACGTCGAACAGCGGGCCGTCATTCACACGGGCGACGAATTCGAAGAGCTTGGCGCCGCGTTCAACCGGATGCTGCGGCAGCTTCTCCGCCAGCAAGATCAACTCCGCAGCGTCAACGACGAACTCGACGGCAAGATCGACGAGCTCGCCCAAGTGAACATGCGGCTGTTCGAAATGAACCAGGTGAAGAGCGACTTCCTTGCCACGGTGAGCCACGAACTCCGCACGCCGCTCAACAGTATCCTCGGTTTCAGCGATCTACTCGCCAAAGGCAAGGCGCTCGACGACAAGCAGCGTCGGTACGCCGGCAACATCGAACGATCGGGCCGGCAGTTGCTCGACATGATCAACGACATTCTCGATCTTGCGAAGATCGAAAGCGGCCGCATGGAAGTGCGGGCGAGCGAATTCGACATCGGCGCCGTGGTGCTCACCCAGTGCGATCTGGCCCGCCCGCTGAGCGAAAAGAAGCACATCGACCTCGACTGCGAAATCGCCGCCGGTCTGCCGCCAATTCGCCAAGACCGCGGCAAGCTCGAGCAAGTGCTGAACAACTTGCTGTCGAATGCGATCAAGTTCACCCCCGACGGCGGCCGCATCCACGTTTCCGCCCGCAAAGATCGCCGCGGCGATCTGCGGCTAAGCGTCGCCGATACGGGCGTCGGCATCAACGATTCCGAGCAAGTGACGGTCTTCGAAAAGTTCCGCCAAGGCTCCAACGTACTCGCCGGCGGCAACGCGATGACCCGCGAGTACTCTGGCAGCGGCCTCGGCCTGTCGATCGTCCGCGAACTTTGCCGGCTCCTCGGCGGCGACGTCACGCTGGAGAGCGAACTCGGCAAGGGAAGCGAGTTCACCGTCATCTTGCCCTGGAGCGTCGCCGAACCGAATCGCATCGAATCGCCGCTCGCTGACGAGCTCCGGCAGCTAGCAAAATCTCGCAGCGACGGGCCGCTGGCCGCGGTCGGCGGTCACAATGGGGATGGCGACGCCCTCTAA
- the priA gene encoding replication restart helicase PriA has translation MPPNQRNLFDAEPAPWEIDEAELRTVASVVLPTGPKGPFNYLVPESLADPAEPERFAEAGRRLRVPFGRGDREVTGYCVAVEMKRVDARRLKQISAVVDSRVLLSAAMLRLTQWMADYYLCPWGQVLEAVVPAGVRGMAGTREVKFLTPADGALEKFKTLKLRSPQQLKALETLLASDRPLTIPELAESADCSLAPIKGLIKHGLIETAVARVATGGGAEQKWQRETPLEFNPDQAAAFESIRTALDSGEAKGIVLHGVTGSGKTEVYLQAIEHVAKFRRQAIVLVPEISLTPQTVRRFRARFDRVAVLHSHLTDAERHQHWQSIARGEVEVIVGARSAVFAPTPHLGLIVIDEEHETTFKQDQAPRYHARDVAWQRAQAESIPLILGSATPSLEAWVRAQQGEFEKISLPKRVMNLPLPDVMTVDMRDPAQTRFGRGAITRPLHQAMVEALRGGGQVILLLNRRGFSTHIQCPACGFVLKCEYCDLALTYHRQHNTALCHYCDHEALPPRACPDCKSPAIRYGGVGTQKLEEEVKSRFPDFKCARMDVDTMRQRGSHDNVLSAFQRGEFQILLGTQMIAKGLDFPNVTLVGVINADTALHLPDFRAAERTFQLVAQVAGRTGRGKRGGRVLVQTLNPEHPAIMAAVRHDYPRFAEHELAVRRAAHYPPFTAMIRVVVRGPVEAVVRETAATLGGRLKAAIAAAGIPRMRVVGPGTAPIARLRGDFRFHLQLQGPDAAALRQAVRTAAEGFTPPEGVRWMADVDPWDMQ, from the coding sequence ATGCCTCCCAATCAGCGCAACCTCTTCGACGCCGAACCTGCGCCGTGGGAGATCGACGAGGCCGAGCTGCGAACCGTTGCGTCGGTCGTCCTGCCGACGGGTCCCAAGGGACCATTCAACTATCTGGTGCCCGAAAGCCTCGCCGATCCGGCCGAACCCGAGCGATTCGCCGAAGCAGGCCGTCGCCTCCGCGTGCCGTTTGGCCGGGGCGATCGTGAAGTCACCGGTTACTGCGTCGCGGTCGAGATGAAACGCGTCGACGCCCGGCGGCTCAAGCAAATCTCCGCCGTCGTCGATTCGCGCGTCTTGCTCTCCGCGGCGATGCTCCGGCTCACGCAGTGGATGGCCGACTACTACCTCTGCCCCTGGGGACAGGTGCTCGAGGCGGTGGTCCCGGCCGGCGTTCGCGGCATGGCCGGCACGCGGGAGGTGAAGTTCCTGACGCCCGCCGACGGCGCCCTAGAAAAGTTCAAAACGCTCAAGCTCCGTTCGCCGCAGCAGCTGAAGGCGCTCGAAACGCTGCTCGCCAGCGACCGCCCGCTCACGATACCCGAACTCGCCGAGTCGGCAGACTGTTCGCTGGCGCCGATCAAGGGCCTCATCAAGCACGGCCTCATCGAAACCGCCGTCGCGCGCGTCGCCACGGGCGGCGGCGCCGAGCAGAAGTGGCAGCGCGAGACGCCGTTGGAGTTCAACCCCGATCAAGCGGCCGCCTTCGAGTCGATTCGCACCGCCCTCGACTCGGGAGAGGCGAAAGGGATTGTCCTGCACGGCGTCACCGGCAGCGGCAAGACGGAAGTTTACCTGCAGGCGATCGAGCATGTCGCCAAGTTCCGCCGCCAAGCGATCGTCCTCGTGCCCGAAATCAGCCTCACGCCGCAAACGGTCCGCCGCTTCCGCGCCCGTTTCGATCGCGTCGCCGTGCTCCACAGCCACCTCACCGATGCCGAACGCCACCAGCATTGGCAAAGCATCGCCCGCGGCGAAGTCGAGGTGATCGTCGGGGCCCGCAGCGCGGTATTCGCCCCGACGCCCCATCTCGGGCTGATCGTCATCGACGAAGAGCACGAAACGACGTTCAAGCAAGACCAAGCGCCACGCTACCACGCTCGCGACGTCGCTTGGCAACGGGCGCAGGCAGAGAGCATTCCGCTCATCTTGGGTAGCGCCACGCCCTCGCTCGAGGCCTGGGTCCGGGCGCAGCAGGGTGAGTTCGAAAAGATCTCCCTGCCGAAACGGGTGATGAACCTGCCGCTGCCTGACGTGATGACGGTAGATATGCGCGATCCTGCCCAAACGCGCTTCGGCCGCGGGGCGATCACGCGGCCGCTCCATCAGGCGATGGTCGAAGCGCTCCGCGGCGGCGGGCAGGTGATTTTGCTGCTGAATCGCCGCGGCTTCTCGACCCACATTCAATGCCCCGCCTGCGGCTTCGTGCTGAAGTGCGAATACTGCGACCTCGCCCTCACCTACCACCGCCAACATAACACGGCCCTCTGCCACTACTGCGATCACGAAGCCCTGCCGCCGCGGGCCTGCCCCGACTGCAAGTCGCCCGCCATCCGCTACGGCGGCGTCGGCACGCAGAAGCTCGAAGAGGAAGTGAAGTCGCGTTTCCCCGACTTCAAATGCGCCCGCATGGACGTCGACACGATGCGGCAGCGCGGCAGCCACGACAACGTCCTCTCGGCGTTCCAGCGAGGCGAGTTTCAGATTTTGCTCGGCACGCAAATGATCGCGAAGGGGCTCGACTTTCCGAACGTCACGCTCGTCGGCGTCATCAATGCCGACACGGCGCTGCACCTCCCCGACTTCCGCGCGGCGGAGCGGACCTTTCAACTCGTCGCCCAAGTCGCCGGCAGAACCGGCCGCGGCAAACGGGGCGGCCGCGTGCTGGTGCAGACGCTCAATCCCGAGCACCCCGCGATCATGGCGGCGGTTCGGCACGACTACCCGCGCTTCGCCGAGCACGAACTTGCCGTCCGCCGGGCGGCTCATTACCCGCCATTCACCGCAATGATTCGCGTCGTGGTGCGCGGCCCGGTCGAGGCGGTCGTCCGCGAAACGGCCGCCACGCTGGGCGGCCGCCTGAAAGCCGCGATCGCCGCCGCTGGCATCCCCAGAATGCGAGTGGTCGGCCCCGGCACGGCGCCGATCGCCCGACTGCGGGGCGACTTCCGCTTCCACTTGCAGCTGCAAGGCCCCGATGCGGCAGCGCTGCGACAAGCCGTCCGCACGGCCGCCGAAGGCTTTACGCCCCCCGAAGGCGTCCGCTGGATGGCCGACGTCGACCCGTGGGATATGCAGTAG
- the rnhA gene encoding ribonuclease HI, with protein sequence MTISPEVLLYTDGACSGNPGPGGWAFLLIHPATGKEMERSGAERETTNNRMELQAVIEGLATLKRPTRVEVFTDSVYVGKGISEYMPKWKANGWRRKEGTKFAELKNAELWQRLDGLLAQHQVKYTRVAGHSGHLENDRVDGMAVEAYQRLLGK encoded by the coding sequence ATGACGATCTCCCCCGAAGTTCTGCTCTACACCGACGGCGCCTGCAGCGGCAACCCCGGCCCCGGCGGCTGGGCCTTTCTGCTGATCCACCCCGCCACCGGTAAGGAAATGGAACGCTCCGGGGCCGAACGCGAGACAACCAACAACCGCATGGAGCTCCAAGCGGTCATCGAGGGTCTCGCGACGCTCAAGCGGCCGACGCGAGTCGAAGTCTTCACCGACAGCGTCTACGTCGGCAAAGGAATCTCCGAGTACATGCCGAAGTGGAAGGCGAACGGTTGGCGCCGCAAGGAAGGAACCAAGTTCGCCGAGCTGAAAAACGCTGAACTCTGGCAACGGCTCGACGGGCTGCTGGCGCAGCATCAGGTGAAGTACACCCGCGTCGCCGGCCACAGCGGGCATCTCGAAAACGACCGCGTCGACGGCATGGCGGTCGAGGCGTACCAACGTCTGCTCGGCAAGTAG
- a CDS encoding GDP-L-fucose synthase family protein, translating to MIERNLPIFVTGHRGMVGSALVRRLSSAGFTDVLTATRSELDLREQAAVDAWFDAHRPAYVIHAAGTVGGIQANSTRPAEFLYDNLMIHATVLQAAYRTGVEKLLYLGSSCIYPRDCPQPIKEEYLLTGPLEKTNEAYAVAKIAGLKSCEAYRKQYGCRFISAMPTNLYGPNDNFDLTSSHVVPALIRKFHEAKVSNASHVPVWGSGRPKREFLHVDDLADACLFLMNEYEGDSTINVGSGEDLTIAELAGLIRDAVCPGVEIRFDASMPDGTPRKLLDVSKLHALGWRHRTPLNEGLASAYEWYCSRLPVAAAG from the coding sequence ATGATCGAACGCAACTTACCCATTTTCGTCACGGGCCATCGCGGGATGGTCGGTTCGGCGCTCGTCCGCCGGCTGTCGTCCGCTGGCTTCACCGACGTTCTCACGGCGACGCGGAGCGAGCTTGATCTGCGCGAGCAAGCCGCCGTCGACGCCTGGTTCGACGCCCATCGGCCGGCGTACGTCATCCACGCGGCCGGCACGGTCGGCGGCATTCAGGCGAACTCAACGCGGCCCGCTGAGTTTCTGTACGACAACCTGATGATCCATGCCACGGTGCTGCAGGCGGCCTACCGCACGGGCGTGGAAAAGCTGCTGTATCTCGGCAGCTCGTGCATCTACCCGCGCGATTGCCCGCAGCCGATCAAGGAGGAGTATCTCCTCACAGGCCCGCTCGAAAAAACGAACGAAGCCTATGCCGTCGCGAAGATCGCCGGCCTCAAGTCGTGCGAAGCGTATCGCAAGCAGTACGGCTGCCGGTTCATCTCGGCGATGCCGACGAACCTTTACGGGCCGAACGACAACTTCGACCTCACTAGCTCGCACGTCGTGCCGGCGCTGATTCGCAAGTTCCACGAAGCGAAGGTGAGCAACGCCTCGCATGTGCCGGTGTGGGGTTCGGGGCGGCCGAAGCGAGAATTTCTCCACGTCGACGATCTGGCCGACGCCTGCTTGTTCCTGATGAACGAGTACGAGGGCGACAGTACGATCAACGTCGGCTCGGGTGAGGATCTGACGATCGCCGAGCTGGCCGGCCTGATTCGCGACGCGGTTTGCCCTGGCGTCGAAATCAGGTTTGACGCTAGCATGCCCGACGGCACGCCGAGAAAGTTGCTCGACGTGTCGAAGCTTCACGCCCTCGGTTGGCGCCATCGCACCCCGCTGAACGAGGGGTTGGCGTCTGCCTACGAGTGGTACTGCTCCCGCTTGCCGGTCGCCGCCGCTGGTTAA
- the recG gene encoding ATP-dependent DNA helicase RecG, whose translation MDPLPSPPPTSATPSDDVKRRLATPVEFIRGVGPGRAQLLERIGLRNAGHLLFNFPRDYQDLSNERTIEQLEEGRLQSVRGVVAEISATSKGFGKSRLAVLISDGTGHLRGMWFNQPFMRDRFREGMHVLLTASPKMRGLMWEMSHPQVTVLADEEATLDAKLLPVYSLTEGLSQYHMRRIEQAAVEEFADQLEEVFPSPLLKRYKLMPLVEAVRAIHQPADREVLEQARRRFIFQELFVLQLALSIRRSEQRQLKAYELPATAKVDARIRRLLPFELTASQEKAITEISADMALDRPMNRLLQGDVGSGKTIVALYAMLVCVANGRQAALMAPTEILARQHAETLAKMLEESRVEWALVTGGNTRSERDETLRRLAAGEVNLIIGTHAVVQESVKFKDLGLIVVDEQHKFGVRQRSALRQGDVAPHYLVMTATPIPRTLSMTLFGDLDFSTLDASPAGRQPINTYLVEPEQEPRWWHFVGERLREGRQAFVVAPLVDESENMPAPSVAEAFERLTNGELAEFRVGLLHGRMTSGEKQDVMERFRSGETQVLVSTSVIEVGVDVPNASVMTVLGADRFGLAQLHQLRGRVGRGSRAGYCGILLEATNEEARERLESFSKSNDGFALAELDFEYRGPGDLFSTQQHGMPPLRIANLMTDRDILEEARREAQLLVAADPGLKHADNAPLRQQMMTRYGKSLELGDVG comes from the coding sequence ATGGATCCTCTCCCCTCCCCGCCGCCGACCTCCGCCACGCCGTCCGACGACGTCAAACGTCGCCTCGCGACGCCGGTCGAGTTCATCCGCGGCGTCGGCCCGGGGCGAGCCCAACTGCTCGAACGCATCGGCCTCCGCAATGCCGGGCATCTTCTCTTCAACTTCCCCCGCGATTACCAAGATCTCTCCAACGAACGGACGATCGAGCAGCTCGAAGAGGGCCGGCTCCAAAGCGTCCGCGGCGTCGTCGCGGAAATCTCGGCCACCTCGAAAGGTTTTGGCAAGAGCCGCCTCGCGGTACTGATCTCCGACGGCACCGGCCACCTCCGCGGCATGTGGTTCAATCAGCCCTTCATGCGCGACCGCTTCCGCGAGGGAATGCACGTGCTGCTCACCGCGTCGCCGAAGATGCGCGGCCTCATGTGGGAAATGTCTCACCCCCAGGTCACCGTACTCGCCGACGAAGAGGCGACGCTCGACGCGAAGCTACTGCCGGTCTACAGCCTCACCGAGGGCCTATCGCAGTATCACATGCGGCGGATCGAGCAGGCGGCGGTCGAAGAGTTCGCCGATCAGCTTGAGGAAGTTTTTCCGTCGCCGCTGCTCAAGCGATACAAGCTGATGCCGCTCGTCGAGGCGGTCCGCGCGATCCATCAGCCGGCCGACCGCGAAGTACTTGAACAAGCCCGCCGCCGCTTCATCTTCCAGGAACTATTCGTCCTGCAGCTCGCCCTCTCGATCCGCCGCAGCGAACAACGGCAGCTAAAGGCGTATGAACTCCCCGCCACCGCGAAGGTCGACGCCCGCATTCGCCGGTTGTTGCCGTTCGAACTGACCGCCAGCCAGGAGAAGGCGATCACCGAAATCTCCGCCGACATGGCTCTGGATCGTCCGATGAACCGCCTACTGCAAGGCGACGTCGGCAGCGGCAAAACGATCGTCGCCCTCTACGCAATGCTCGTTTGCGTCGCCAACGGCCGGCAAGCGGCGCTGATGGCGCCCACTGAAATCCTCGCCCGCCAGCACGCCGAGACGCTGGCGAAGATGCTCGAAGAGAGCCGCGTCGAATGGGCCCTCGTCACCGGCGGCAACACCCGCAGCGAACGCGACGAAACGCTCCGCCGACTCGCTGCGGGAGAGGTCAATCTCATCATCGGCACGCACGCCGTCGTCCAAGAGTCGGTAAAATTTAAGGATCTCGGCCTCATCGTCGTCGACGAGCAGCACAAGTTCGGCGTGCGGCAGCGCTCCGCCCTGCGGCAAGGCGACGTGGCGCCCCACTACCTCGTGATGACCGCGACGCCGATTCCGCGGACGCTCAGCATGACGCTCTTCGGCGATCTCGATTTCTCCACTCTCGACGCCTCCCCCGCCGGGCGGCAGCCGATCAACACCTACCTCGTCGAACCCGAGCAAGAGCCGCGCTGGTGGCACTTCGTCGGCGAACGGCTGCGCGAGGGGCGGCAAGCGTTCGTCGTCGCCCCGCTCGTCGACGAATCGGAGAACATGCCGGCGCCAAGCGTCGCCGAAGCGTTCGAGCGGCTCACCAACGGCGAGCTGGCCGAGTTCCGCGTCGGCTTGCTGCATGGCCGGATGACCTCCGGCGAGAAGCAGGACGTGATGGAACGCTTCCGCAGCGGCGAGACGCAGGTCCTGGTGAGCACGTCCGTGATCGAAGTCGGCGTTGACGTTCCCAATGCCTCGGTGATGACCGTGCTCGGCGCCGACCGCTTCGGCCTCGCGCAGCTTCACCAGCTGCGCGGCCGCGTTGGCCGCGGCAGCAGGGCAGGCTACTGCGGCATCTTGCTCGAAGCGACGAACGAAGAGGCGCGCGAACGGCTTGAATCCTTCTCCAAGTCGAACGACGGCTTCGCGCTCGCGGAGCTCGATTTCGAGTACCGCGGCCCCGGCGACCTCTTCAGCACGCAGCAGCACGGCATGCCGCCGCTGCGGATCGCCAATCTCATGACCGACCGCGACATTCTTGAAGAAGCCCGCCGCGAGGCGCAGCTTCTCGTCGCCGCCGACCCTGGCCTGAAGCATGCCGACAACGCGCCGCTGCGACAGCAGATGATGACGCGCTACGGCAAGTCGCTGGAACTCGGCGACGTCGGCTAG